Below is a window of Terriglobia bacterium DNA.
GGCCATACGGTCGAAGAGCTGCACGAGCTCACGCGCGTCGACCCCTGGTTCCTGAACCAACTGAAAGAGATCGTGGAGATAGAAAGGCGCTTGCAGGGATATTCGCTGGTTACGCTTCCCAGGGAAATGCTCCGTGAATCCAAGCGGGCGGGCTTATCGGATCAGATGGTGGCAGGCCTGCTGCAGCCGGAAAACGGCTCGCCTGTTTTGCCCGAACAGGTCAGGCAGCGGAGACATGAACTGGGCCTCCGGCCGGTCTTTAAGCGAGTAGACACCTGCGCGGCCGAGTTCGAATCCTTCACTCCGTACCTCTATTCGACCTATGAAGACGAATGCGAGGCGGCGCCGACTCATAACAGGAAGGTCGTAGTCCTGGGCAGCGGGCCCAACCGGATCGGGCAGGGCATCGAATTCGACTATTGCTGCTGTCACGCCTCGTTTGCCCTCAGGGAAATCGGCTACGAGACCATCATGGTCAACTGCAACCCCGAGACTGTCTCGACCGACTATGACACCTCCGACCGGCTGTACTTCGAGCCGCTCACTTTCGAGGATGTCATGGAGATTATGGCTGTCGAGAAGCCCGATGGGGTCATCGTTCAGTACGGTGGCCAGACCCCTCTCAATCTCGCCCTGAAGCTCCATGCGGCTGGAGTGCCCATACTGGGGACATCGCCCGAAAACATCGACCTCGCGGAGGACCGGGAACGGTTCGGCCGATTCCTGAGCGAACTCGGCATACCGCAGCCACGCAACGGGACGGCCCGATCGCCGCAGGAAGCCTCCGTGGTTGCTGCCGGCATAGGCTATCCTGTATTGGTCCGGCCTTCCTATGTTCTGGGCGGCCGCGCAATGTCCATCGTCTATGACGAAGAGTCGCTCGCGCGCTATATGACGACCGCCGTTCAGGCTTCGCCGGAGCGCCCGGTCCTGATCGATGAGTTCCTGGAAGACGCGTTTGAGTACGATGTCGATGCCCTGTGCGACGGCGAACGTGTGGTCATCGCCGGCGTGATGGAGCACGTCGAAGAGGCCGGGATTCACAGCGGCGACAGCACCTGCGTCCTGCCCCCCATAATGATCGAACCGGGTCTGCTCGCACGCATGAAGGACTTCACGCGCCGGCTGGGGCCGGCGCTCGGTGTAGTCGGACTCATGAACATCCAGTTCGCCGTTAAGAACAGCGTCGTCTATGTGCTCGAGGTCAATCCGCGTGCGTCGCGAACCGTTCCCTACGTCAGCAAATCGACCGGCGTACCGCTCGCCAAGATTGCCGCGCGCCTGATGGTCGGTGAAAAACTGAAGGACCTCGGGCTGGCAGAGGAACTGCAGGTCCGTCGCTGCTTTGTGAAATCGCCGGTTTTTCCATTCAACAAGTTTCTCGGCGTAGATACTATCCTGGGGCCCGAGATGAAGTCGACGGGCGAAGTGATGGGCGTGGGGGCAAGCTTCGGCGTTGCATTCGCCAAAGCCCAGATTTCCGCAGGCTCGCCTCTGCCGCGCCTGGGCACGGTCTTCCTGAGCGTAAACGATAACGACAAGGAAATGTTGCTCCCGATCGCCCGGGAGTTCGCAGCCCTGGGTTTCCGCCTGATCGCGACTTCGGGGACCCAGAAATTCCTGGTGTCCCGTGGGCTCGAAGCCGGCTTCGTCTATAAGGCCGGCGAAGGCACGCCCAGCGTGGTGGATGCCATCAGCAAGCGTGAAGTCGACCTGGTGATCAACACACCGCTCGGCTGTCAATCGCGTTTCGATGAAAAAGCCATCCGTCGGACATCCACCCAGTATCTCGTCCCCTGCATCACCACCCTCTCGGGCGCCCGCGCAGCCGCAAGCGCCATTCGCGCCCTCCAGCATGAACGCCTCACCGTGTGCAGCCTTCAGGAATACCACGGCTGAAATCGGGCGGCAGGATACCCATTTCCCGGTTTCACATTCGATTCGACGGGCACTTGACTGGATGGAAGTTGGTATCCTGTCGCCTAATTCAGAAAGCGTGAATTTATCGCAGGATTGATGATAGACTCCCACTTCAATTCAAGGCGCGGATAACCGAGGAGGTCGACGTGGACTCACTGGACAACCAATTTCCGACTGATCAACATGTCGGACAGCAACCGCTACCGGCACCGCCGGCGCCGCCGGCGATTACCCCGGCGATGATGGGGTATCTCAAGCAGACAAAACCCTGGGTGCGCTTTTTATCCATCATGGGATTTATTGGAACCGGGCTCCTGTTTCTGGTCGGCCTTTTGTTGATTTTCGGCGCTGGAATTCTGGCCAGGTTCACGAGCACGGCCATAGGCGGTCTTCCGCTGGTGCTGGCCGGATGCTTGTATGCAGCTTTAGGTTGCGTCTGTTTTTTCCCGGCCTTATACCTGTTCCGTTTTGCAGATGCGATCCAGAAAGCCCTGATACGCGATCAGGTAGGCGGGATGGAAGAGGCCCTCAAGCACCAGAAGAGCTACTGGACTTTCATGGGCATTCTGGTGCTGATTATCCTGATCATCCAGATTGTGGCTCTGATGCTCGTTGTCCTCGCGGCCATCGTGGGATTGATGGGAATGAGCGGCCGTCTGTGATTCGATCTAAACCACCACACACACGAGGTATACAAAAGCCGATGCTTTCGTCTGTTTCGTGTGGTTCCTGGTTTTGGCTGACAAAAGCCCCCTCGGGCATTTTCCTTGCGTTGCTAGACGTGCGGGTCTTCCGGACCTTCGTCGGCGCCCGGAGTCGTTTCGCATGAAGCGGATTCGGCTGCATCGAGGGTCCGGACTTTGTCTTTTTTCTCGCCGGGCATGCCCAGGATGGGGAAGAGATCGAAGGCCTGGTCCTGGTCGATCAGGTGCGCGCCTTCGGTGTAGAGACGGACGAAGTGAGTGCAGTATTTTCTTTGATCTCCGCCGATGCAATGGTCGACGCAGAACAGGTCGGTGTCGGTGCAGTTGACGCATTCTCCGAGAGAAACGCAGACCTTGGGCACCGTGATATGGCAGGTGTTGCAGATGGTGAACAGGTTCTCGCTCTCGGTATAGTACGGACAGTTCTCCAGAACCGTGTTCTCGCGGAAACCGTAGATGCGGCATCCCATGAAGATGTGGGATGTGGCGCCGGGGTCGGCCTCGATCTGTTCCAGACTCTCATCCACCCAGTTAATGCAATTGCGGCAGTTAATCATTCAGACTGCTTGGATTCCTTCCGGCGCCGCGCCCAATCTTCTTTGATAGTTTGCCTCGACCGCGCAATTCCCAGGGCTCCCGGGGGGACGTCCTCGGTGATGGAGCTTCCTGCTGCGATATACGCCCCACGTCCGATCCGCACGGGCGCGATCAGCTGCGAATCGGTGCCGACGAAGACCTCGTCTTCGATAATGGTAGCATGTTTGCGGACGCCGTCATAATTGCAGGTGATGACCCCGGCGCCTATGTTGACATTGCGACCGATCGTGGCATCTCCCAGATATGCCAGGTGGGCCGCCTTGGTGCCGTTGCCCAGACTGCTCTTCTTGATCTCAACGAAATTGCCGACCCGGCATTTTTCGCCGATAACACTGTGTTGCCTCAGATGGGCGCATGGTCCCACCGTGGTTCCCTTGCCGACCTCGGAATCGGTGATGAGGCAGGACTCCAGGATTTCAACCTCCTGCCCTATTACGGAATTGGTGATGCGCGTGCCCGAATGGATGATGCTGCCCTCGCCGATGCGGGTCGCCCCCTCCAGGGTCACCATCGGATGGACCGTGACATCTTTTTCGATCACCACATCCAGATTGATGTAGGTATTGTCCGGATCGATCAGAGTAACGCCTGCGGCCATCAGGTTCTGATTTTTTTGCGCCTGCATCGCCTTCGCGAGCTCGGCCAGCTCCCTGCGCGTGTTGATCCCGCGCAACTCCTCGAAGTCGGAGTGCAAGAGCGCCTCGACCCGCAACCCGCTGCGCTGCTGAATCGCGACGACATCCGTGAGGTAGTACTCCTTCTGGGCGTTGCGATTGGAAATCTTCTCGAGCGCTTCGAGCAGGGGCGGGATCTGAAAACAATAAAAGCCGGCATTGATCTCGGTGATCTTTCTCTGCTCTGGTGTGGCGTCCTTTTCTTCCACGATGGCTTCGATTCGTCCGTCAGAGGTGTGCAGGATGCGGCCATAAGAAAGAGGATCCTCGTTTGCAGCAGTCAGCAGGGTGGTGGCTGCGCCGCTGCTCCGGTGATGCTCGATAAGCCTACGGAGCGTTTCCGGTTTCAGGCGGGGCGTGTCGCCGGAGAGTATCAGGATATCCCCCCGTTTTTTCCCGATTTCCGGGCGCGCCATCATGATCGCATGCCCGGTGCCGAGCTGTTCCGGCTGGAGGATGAAACGCGCCGGCAGACCTTCGAGGCCTGCCTGCACCCGCTCGGCATCCTGGCCGATCACCACGAGAATCTCCTCGGGATCAACGCCGGCCGCTGCGCGGTAAATCAGGCGCAACATCGGGGTGCCACAAAGCGTATGCAGGACTTTGGCGCGGTTGCTGACCATGCGGGTTCCCTTGCCTGCGGCCATGATGAGAACGCACAGATCTTTCATGCTTTTGCTGAAACCTCCTCCTGTGTACTCGCCCTTGCTCTCTTCCAGCAGCAGTATGCCTGATAGACCGCCTCGGCCAGCCTGTCGGGGTCGTGACGGACGGCCCTCCCGCGTGCCAGTAAGGGTTTCTCGAAAATCCTGAGCCCCAATGCCGTGATGCGTTCGCGGTCTGTCGCGACGGGCGCGGATCCCTGCCGGCGGTACCGAGCCAGCACCGTAGGAGATATCGGCTGATCATTCAGAATGATCCAGTCGAACAGTTTGCCCCCGGTATGATTGTAGATCGCCGCCACATGGTCGGCTGCGGAGAAACCGATTGTTTCCCCGGGCTGGCTCATGAGGTTGCAGATAAAGATCTTCATGGCCGGCGATCTCCTCAACGCGCGCGCGATCCCGGGCACCAATAGATTGGGAAGGAGGCTGGTGAAGAGTGAACCTGGCCCTAACGTGATCAGGTCCGCCTTCCGGATCGCCTGAAGCACTGCCGGCACGGGCTTGCAGTCCGGTGGTGAAAGCGACAGAGAGGTGATGCGTGCCCGGCTCCTGGATATGAGGCTCTCGCCGAAGAGCCGGCTGCCGTCTTCGAGAACCGCTTTGAGGCGCACATCCTGGAGAGTGGCCGGATAGATTTTTCCCTTGATCGCCAGAACGTCGGAGCTGACTCGAATCGCTTCCAGAAAATCGCCGGTTACCCCGGTCAGCGCCGAGAGGAAGAGGTTGCCGAAACTGTGCCCGTGCAGTTGGCCGGTGCCCGCGAATCGATATTGAAACAGATGCGACAGCAGCGACTCGTCCGTGCTGAGCGCTACCATGCAGTTGCGGATGTCACCGGGA
It encodes the following:
- the carB gene encoding carbamoyl-phosphate synthase large subunit encodes the protein MPKRADIRRILIIGSGPIVIGQACEFDYSGTQACKALRAEGFEVVLVNSNPATIMTDPDLADRTYIEPLTCESVSAIIARERPDALLPTVGGQTALNLSVALAKAGVLAQYGVEMIGAKQRAVEIAEDRQLFKNAMTEIGLRSALSRVVRTPDEARSFLELAGLPVITRPSYTLGGFGGGIAYEQEEFESIVRRGLDVSPVHEVLVEQSLIGWKEYELEVMRDLNDNVVIICSIENFDPMGIHTGDSITVAPAQTLTDKEYQRMRDAAIRIIRKVGVETGGSNIQFAVNPQTGALIVIEMNPRVSRSSALASKATGFPIAKIAAKLAVGYTLDEIPNDITKKTPACFEPSIDYVVVKIPKWNFEKFAGADPTLGTQMKSVGEVMAIGRTFKEALLKGVRSLERGMLPQALDPEKLPRNLLTPVPERLDYVLLALMRGHTVEELHELTRVDPWFLNQLKEIVEIERRLQGYSLVTLPREMLRESKRAGLSDQMVAGLLQPENGSPVLPEQVRQRRHELGLRPVFKRVDTCAAEFESFTPYLYSTYEDECEAAPTHNRKVVVLGSGPNRIGQGIEFDYCCCHASFALREIGYETIMVNCNPETVSTDYDTSDRLYFEPLTFEDVMEIMAVEKPDGVIVQYGGQTPLNLALKLHAAGVPILGTSPENIDLAEDRERFGRFLSELGIPQPRNGTARSPQEASVVAAGIGYPVLVRPSYVLGGRAMSIVYDEESLARYMTTAVQASPERPVLIDEFLEDAFEYDVDALCDGERVVIAGVMEHVEEAGIHSGDSTCVLPPIMIEPGLLARMKDFTRRLGPALGVVGLMNIQFAVKNSVVYVLEVNPRASRTVPYVSKSTGVPLAKIAARLMVGEKLKDLGLAEELQVRRCFVKSPVFPFNKFLGVDTILGPEMKSTGEVMGVGASFGVAFAKAQISAGSPLPRLGTVFLSVNDNDKEMLLPIAREFAALGFRLIATSGTQKFLVSRGLEAGFVYKAGEGTPSVVDAISKREVDLVINTPLGCQSRFDEKAIRRTSTQYLVPCITTLSGARAAASAIRALQHERLTVCSLQEYHG
- the glmU gene encoding bifunctional UDP-N-acetylglucosamine diphosphorylase/glucosamine-1-phosphate N-acetyltransferase GlmU, which codes for MKDLCVLIMAAGKGTRMVSNRAKVLHTLCGTPMLRLIYRAAAGVDPEEILVVIGQDAERVQAGLEGLPARFILQPEQLGTGHAIMMARPEIGKKRGDILILSGDTPRLKPETLRRLIEHHRSSGAATTLLTAANEDPLSYGRILHTSDGRIEAIVEEKDATPEQRKITEINAGFYCFQIPPLLEALEKISNRNAQKEYYLTDVVAIQQRSGLRVEALLHSDFEELRGINTRRELAELAKAMQAQKNQNLMAAGVTLIDPDNTYINLDVVIEKDVTVHPMVTLEGATRIGEGSIIHSGTRITNSVIGQEVEILESCLITDSEVGKGTTVGPCAHLRQHSVIGEKCRVGNFVEIKKSSLGNGTKAAHLAYLGDATIGRNVNIGAGVITCNYDGVRKHATIIEDEVFVGTDSQLIAPVRIGRGAYIAAGSSITEDVPPGALGIARSRQTIKEDWARRRKESKQSE
- a CDS encoding YvcK family protein; the protein is MTSQDLHSVVSIGGGTGLSCLLKGMKHRVSDPPIIEPPARKPWITRLTAVVTVTDDGGSSGRLREELQVLPPGDIRNCMVALSTDESLLSHLFQYRFAGTGQLHGHSFGNLFLSALTGVTGDFLEAIRVSSDVLAIKGKIYPATLQDVRLKAVLEDGSRLFGESLISRSRARITSLSLSPPDCKPVPAVLQAIRKADLITLGPGSLFTSLLPNLLVPGIARALRRSPAMKIFICNLMSQPGETIGFSAADHVAAIYNHTGGKLFDWIILNDQPISPTVLARYRRQGSAPVATDRERITALGLRIFEKPLLARGRAVRHDPDRLAEAVYQAYCCWKRARASTQEEVSAKA